ATGGGCACTATGGGAAGGAGGAAAGATGGGTCTGCTTTTTGTCGGTATGTATGTCACGGAGATATCTTACCGTATATTTTACAATGTCTAATTGACTGGAACAGGACCTGATGCACCAGAATACATATCATGTATGGCCATGGATGGTGACGCCGTGTGGGTAGCGTCTGGACCATACGCGATCAAATATATTCGAGGAAAAGAGGTATATATATGATTTTAATGATGTAATAAAATCTCATCTTTTGCAAGGTTTCTCGAGTAACGAATCCTCTCGGGACTCATCTCTCGTTCATTACCGTGTTCGGATCCCAATTGCTTGCTCTTACCGAGAATGGCGATCGTATGCTTATCTGGAGTACCTCTGACGAAGGTTCGTATTGAAGCAAACATACACCTACCCGAATACTAACGTTATTTGTTAGAACTGGAATCGATGGTCTCATTTGACCCAACATTTTCAGCTACCTTCATTCTACATCCGGCAACATACCTCAACAAAGTTGTCGTGGCTAGCAGCCAGGGTGGAATGCAGCTATGGAATACCCGAACGAAGTAGGTTTTAAGCTATCAAAGTCGATTAACTTGCTAACTCTTAAATTGCTAGCACATGCATTCACCAATTCAGCGCCGCTCGACTACTCTCATCTCCCGACCTTGTTGCCTCTGGATCAACTGACCGAGGCAACGCAATAACCGCACTCGTGCAATCCCCCGCTATCGATGTTGTTGGCATCGGATATACCTCTGGAGAGATTTCAGTATATGATATTCGAGCAGATGAGCGACTCATGCGCATGTACATGGAAGGTGGGGGAGTGAAAGCACTCGGATTCCGAACAGGTTAGCTTTTTGTCTTGCGAATCTGTGAGTTTTGTTGAATTCGTGTGTTATAGATGGACATCCAGTGTTGGCCTCAGCTTCTTCAGCCGGGCACATCGCGTTATGGGATCTCAATGAAGGCGGTCGTCTTCTCCACATGGTTCGAGGAGCACACGATGCTGCCATTACCGCATTAGAGTGGGTTCCTGGACAGCCTGTTTTGATCACCTCGAGTGAGGATAACAGCGTCAAGGTCTGTTTGCTATTTACTATATTCTGTCCAATTATGCATTCATCTTCCAACCACAGCAATGGTTATTCGATTCACCGACTTCACCTCCCAGACTCCTCAAATACCGCTCCGGACACCAGACACCACCGCATCTCATCCGCTACTATGCAGACGATGGCAAGCAGCTTTTAACTGCTTCCAGAGACCGCAGCTTGCGCTGCACATCCGTCGTCCGTGACTCACGATCCTTTGAATTATCTCAAGGTACATATCGCAAGCAATTCCGCCTTTAGCACTAATGAATCATGAGCTGACGATGCCACATCTTCATCCTGTAGGATCCCTTCTAAAAAAGGCCACTTCGCTGTCGATACCTCTTGCATCCCTTAAATTCCCTCCCATTACTTCTCTATCATATTCGTCAACTCGATCGAAGGATTGGGATGACATTATTACCGCCCATGCTGATGAGACGTTCGCTCGCACATGGACAATGCAGGGCAAACGCCTAGGGAAATATAGCCTCGGGTTCGTCGACGACCCGAAAGCCAAAGGCAAGGAACGAGGCGTCGTAGGTGCCGCCAAGGTAACGCATTCTACCTTCTCCGTTCATCCCTTTTTTCCAACGAACACATTCTATTTGCTTTTTTCCAGGCGGTATGCGTAACAGCGTGCGGAAACTTTGGACTTGCGGGGTCGTCGACAGGCCAGATCCAAATGTGGAACCTGCAATCAGGCATCAAACGAAAATCGTACGCTCTGGGCCCCTGCCCCGCTGAAGTCGCTGCCCGTTTCTATTCCGGTGCTGCCAAAAGCAGCGAGCGCACAGTGACAGGCCTAGCAACCGACTCCCTGAATAGATCCGTCATCGCCAGCACGCTCGACGGTACCGTCAACGTACGTGGACTTGTCTCAATCTGTATTAATGCAGAAGTGACAATGTGCTAATGTTAACGCTCTTATGTGCTATTGTTGTTTCTGACTGGATTTCATCTTTATTTTATCGTTATTTCTATTTTCCTCGTTTTGCAGTTCTTCGATTTCCAGACGACACAGTTGGAGTACACGCTCGTGTTACCATCGACGGCGGTATCGATATTACTGCAGCGCGACAGCGGGCTGCTCGCCGTAATATGCGACGACATGACCGTGCGCATTATCGACATAGAGACACGGCGCATAGTCAGAGAACTCTCTGGCTTCCATGGGCGAATCCTCGACATCGCAAGTCCCCTTTCGCTCCTCACTTCTCGCCGGGTTTCTTTAACCCTGTTTCTttattttctcctttttgACTGCAGACTTTTTCGCCCGACTCACGATGGCTCGTCGCGTCCTCGCTCGACGCGGTAATCCGCACGTTCGACGTGCCGACCGGCCGTCTCATCGACGCGTTCCGCACGGCGAGCGTCGCGACCAGCATCTCGTTTTCACCTACAAATGACTTCCTCGCCACTGCCCACGTCGACAGCGTCGGCGTGTTCTTGTGGTACGTATGGATCTTCGGTGTACACGAGAATATTCCACTGACgtctcatttttttcataGGGCCAACCGCGCGCAATATGCTGAGGTGTCGTTCCAGAGCATAAGCGACAACGAGATCTTTGACGTTGCACTCCCCTCCGTGCAGGGTGTCGCAGAAGATGAAGGTCAGCAATCCATATCCGCCTTGGTGTGTCCATTTACATCGCTAAACATTTCAttactttttctttcttgtatACATAGCCCTGGAAGCTTTGACTGCGCTCAAAATGGCCGACGCACCGCAAGACGTGTTCTCGACGCCGCCACAGCTCGACGGGGAGCTTATCACGCTCACACTCCTCCCGCGCGCGCGCTGGCAGACATTGCTCAACCTTGAGGTCATTCAGGTGCGTCCGTCCGTCCCATTCGCAGCAGCGGCACTCCTCCAAACATAATCGCTAATCACTAATCTTGGATTCGTATTTCATATTTGCATCGCGAACAACAGCAACGCAACAAGCCGAAAGAGCCGCCGAAAGCGCCTGAGCACGCGCCGTTCTTCCTGCCTACGCTGCCTGGCGTCGAGGCGCGCTTCGCGGCTCCGACAGACGCTGCCAAGGCACAAGaacaggagaagaagaaggagaaaaagtCGACGAGGAGGATCGACCAGCTGATGGCGTCTGGAAATGAAAGTGTGTTTTACCAGAAACTCGCGGCGGAGGATACTCATGGAGATTGTAAGCCGTTTTTCACTCTCCCATCTCGGCTACCCAAGTTCTTTCGAACGCtgacgtttttttttggtttccttctcctctttttttgtgtgcGATGTG
This Psilocybe cubensis strain MGC-MH-2018 chromosome 3, whole genome shotgun sequence DNA region includes the following protein-coding sequences:
- a CDS encoding U3 small nucleolar RNA-associated protein 21-like protein (U3 small nucleolar RNA-associated protein 21 homolog); translation: MVVPASMIVDDTASPPPRKRLRQEESTKPAAKTSREPRLFVPFRALGLITNHIPFVLQTRSHKGATDGPRIHLLTCLGKSWALWEGGKMGLLFVGPDAPEYISCMAMDGDAVWVASGPYAIKYIRGKEVSRVTNPLGTHLSFITVFGSQLLALTENGDRMLIWSTSDEELESMVSFDPTFSATFILHPATYLNKVVVASSQGGMQLWNTRTNTCIHQFSAARLLSSPDLVASGSTDRGNAITALVQSPAIDVVGIGYTSGEISVYDIRADERLMRMYMEGGGVKALGFRTDGHPVLASASSAGHIALWDLNEGGRLLHMVRGAHDAAITALEWVPGQPVLITSSEDNSVKQWLFDSPTSPPRLLKYRSGHQTPPHLIRYYADDGKQLLTASRDRSLRCTSVVRDSRSFELSQGSLLKKATSLSIPLASLKFPPITSLSYSSTRSKDWDDIITAHADETFARTWTMQGKRLGKYSLGFVDDPKAKGKERGVVGAAKAVCVTACGNFGLAGSSTGQIQMWNLQSGIKRKSYALGPCPAEVAARFYSGAAKSSERTVTGLATDSLNRSVIASTLDGTVNFFDFQTTQLEYTLVLPSTAVSILLQRDSGLLAVICDDMTVRIIDIETRRIVRELSGFHGRILDIASPLSLLTSRRTFSPDSRWLVASSLDAVIRTFDVPTGRLIDAFRTASVATSISFSPTNDFLATAHVDSVGVFLWANRAQYAEVSFQSISDNEIFDVALPSVQGVAEDEALEALTALKMADAPQDVFSTPPQLDGELITLTLLPRARWQTLLNLEVIQQRNKPKEPPKAPEHAPFFLPTLPGVEARFAAPTDAAKAQEQEKKKEKKSTRRIDQLMASGNESVFYQKLAAEDTHGDYETFFSYAKHLSPAALDLELRTLPSSSSIHPLAALALLLHALAQRLRAHRDFEAVQAMQAVVLRAHGDVLIATAAEAEAGAGAGVGQMEADAETAPERAVLDKLRELEEVQRVESKRVLELIASSLGTLGFVRDTL